A DNA window from Aquarana catesbeiana isolate 2022-GZ linkage group LG01, ASM4218655v1, whole genome shotgun sequence contains the following coding sequences:
- the LOC141124081 gene encoding complement C1s subcomponent-like has translation MSKLRNLQMLLELVFFCTYPDQSVDCGDPEGTDFGEVTFQSSTYQSEAKYNCKSDYYSLLGEDTYHCSLDGIWVNSKGQNDTPICKPVCGKTTLQPESRIYGGSPAENGYFPWVIHFPSGNLGGGSLISDQWVLTAAHVVQDQDQPRIRAGDVIHRNGVELVAKKVIIHPKWITGDIENRQNYDNDIALVQLSRRIEMGPCICSVCLPKNIAVSSPDIDEVGYVAGWGRSSNKKAKTAKLQYAPVSVRKTEDCKKSVVTNHVFTENMICAGGDGKDSCQGDSGGPLMFRYVSEEVKDNRLYLGGIVSWGLECGQFGMYTRVSNYLEWIKKTIEKTEKEDGEQEAEPLKICK, from the exons atgtCGAAATTAAGAAATCTTCAAATGCTGCTTGAGCTGGTCTTTTTTTGCACCTATCCAGATCAAT CTGTGGACTGTGGAGATCCTGAGGGAACTGATTTTGGAGAGGTGACGTTTCAATCGTCAACGTATCAGTCAGAAGCCAAATACAACTGCAAGTCAGATTATTATTCCCTCCTCGGTGAAGATACCTATCACTGCTCTTTGGATGGAATCTGGGTAAACAGTAAAGGACAAAATGACACCCCCATATGCAAACCAGTCTGTGGCAAAACCACCTTGCAGCCTGAATCCAGAATATATGGTGGCTCCCCAGCAGAGAATGGGTACTTCCCATGGGTCATCCATTTTCCATCAGGAAACCTAGGAGGAGGATCGCTCATATCCGATCAATGGGTCCTCACAGCTGCTCATGTGGTCCAAGACCAGGACCAGCCGAGGATACGCGCCGGTGATGTCATTCACCGTAATGGAGTGGAGCTGGTGGCCAAGAAGGTCATTATCCATCCCAAATGGATCACAGGAGATATTGAGAACAGACAGAATTATGACAATGACATCGCCCTCGTCCAGCTGAGTCGTAGGATTGAAATGGGTCCATGTATATGTTCAGTATGTCTGCCGAAAAATATAGCGGTTTCTTCCCCAGATATAGATGAAGTCGGGTATGTGGCAGGCTGGGGAAGGTCAAGCAACAAGAAAGCGAAAACCGCAAAGCTGCAGTATGCTCCCGTTTCTGTCCGCAAAACCGAAGACTGCAAGAAGTCAGTAGTCACCAACCATGTCTTTACCGAAAACATGATCTGCGCAGGTGGAGATGGTAAAGATAGTTGTCAAGGTGACAGCGGCGGTCCGCTCATGTTCAGGTATGTGTCCGAAGAAGTGAAGGACAATCGATTATATCTTGGTGGTATTGTCTCCTGGGGCCTTGAATGTGGCCAATTCGGAATGTATACCAGAGTGAGTAATTATCTGGAGTGGATCAAAAAGACCATAGAGAAGACTGAAAAGGAAGACGGTGAGCAGGAGGCCGAACCACTTAAGATTTGTAAATAG